In one window of Solanum pennellii chromosome 2, SPENNV200 DNA:
- the LOC107011824 gene encoding 4-alpha-glucanotransferase DPE2-like, which yields MFVESEEKLRRKLFDLLQNVALIKDPEDPRKFYPRFNVEDTTGFMDLEQHSQNVLKRLYYDYYFHRQEGLWRDNAFKTLPVLLNSSDMLACGEDLGLIPSCVHPVMQELGLVGLRIQRMPSEPDLEFDIPSQYNYMTVCAPSCHDCSTLRAWWEEDEERRHRFFQAVMGSDELPPDQCTPEIVHFVLRQHVEAPSMWSIFPLQDLLALKEDYTTRPAVEETINDPTNPKHYWRYRVHVTMGSLLNDKDLTKTIKDLVRGSGRFYP from the exons ATGTTTGTAGAGAGTGAAGAGAAACTACGACGAAAACTCTTTGATCTTCTGCAG AATGTGGCGCTTATTAAAGATCCAGAAGATCCAAGAAAGTTCTACCCTCGCTTCAATGTTGAAGACACAACAGGCTTTATGGATTTGGAGCAGCACAG TCAAAATGTCCTAAAAAGATTATACTATGATTACTACTTCCATCGACAAGAAGGTCTTTGGCGTGACAATGCCTTTAAGACTCTGCCTGTTCTTTTGAACTCATCAGACATGCTCGCTTGTGGGGAAGACCTAGGCCTAATTCCCTCCTGTGTTCATCCT GTTATGCAAGAACTGGGCTTAGTAGGCCTACGCATTCAACGCATGCCAAGTGAACCTGATCTAGAATTTGATATTCCTTCTCAATACAACTACATGACG GTTTGTGCTCCATCATGCCATGACTGTTCTACTCTACGTGCTTGGTGGGAGGAAGATGAAGAGAGAAGGCACCGCTTTTTTCAAGCAGTGATGGGATCTGATGAGTTGCCACCTGATCAATGCACTCCTGAAATTGTGCACTTTGTCTTGCGACAGCATGTTGAAGCCCCATCAATGTGGTCAATATTTCCCCTCCAG GATTTGCTAGCACTTAAAGAAGATTACACGACACGGCCTGCAGTGGAAGAGACTATCAATGATCCAACAAACCCAAAACATTATTGGCGATATC GTGTACACGTGACAATGGGGTCCTTGCTTAATGATAAAGACCTCACAAAAACAATAAAGGATCTCGTCCGTGGGAGTGGAAGATTTTACCCTTAG